The genomic DNA AGAAATGGGGGACAGATCAGGTTGATCAGAACAAGGTTTTCAAATATAACAGAAAGATGCATGACAAAAGAGGTAATGTCTTGACAACTTTCTTACTAATCCACAAATGCCAAGATTAAAAACAACTCCAGTCCAGGTCCTTGGCTCTAAAGGTCAGTCAGGTTAGAAACTTTAGTGCAGAGCCCAGGCCACACCCTGCTTCTCTGCATCAAAATCATTTACTAGAGCATTAAGTTCTCTAATTTTGATGGATACTATTATTTGAGATGACAAAATGCATGTAGTTAGCTATTATATAGCACCTGCAATCAAAACATGCTGCACAAGTGTGCATATCCAACACTAAAACCAATCCGCATGGAGTGGGTCATACAACCTCATAACTTCCAATGCAACGCCAACACATTCGGCATGCAACCATTACAATAAAAATGACCATAATGGGCCAAATATCTTATGTTCCCCATGCAttccaaattaaaattaaagatgcATCCAGCACAAGCTACTTACTGTGCATGTGACACAGCGATATCACAGATCTGACTACACATAAATGACAATACAAACCTAGCCTGCTGTAGCTGTCTGAAATTACTCACCTGTTGACGATGCAATGCCTGAAAGACTGCCACATGCCAGACTTACTACAACAGTAGGATCATGAGGCCTGGCAAAAGTATGAATAAACATAGAAATCAATATTCATGTAACTGGATACAGCATTCGAGAAAAATGCTTGCGCACTGATCACCTTTGAGACTGCCAGAAAGACCTCAATGTCTCGTAGAAGGAAAAGCTGACAGCTATGCTGGGCCCAACGCTCTGCATTAATAATGAGAATGACAAAGCAGTCAGCCACGTAACCGAAACACAAGGTAACTCAAGCAACATGACAAGGTTATGGGATTCGTAGTAATACCAAGAGTGTAGCTCCTAGTCCTTTATAGAGCCCCAAATGGCCCTCCTCCGCGATAATAGTCCCTAAGGCATGCCAGATGCCTCTGTAGTAGATGACATTTGTctgcaaaatttaattttttaagacAGCCAGTAAGTGGCTATACCTGCAGATCGAAACACAATACTATTCGGCTTGTTATGGAATAACGCCAGCTTAAATCTTGAATTAACCAAGTAGAAAACTCAGAAATCTAATACGACTTAAGAAAGCAGGTCTCCCTCTTCAAGAGGTTGTTACAACTTGACTTTACCTGTGCAGCAAGACGTGTCCTCACAAGATCCAATGGATAGGTAGCAGTCGCAGCAGTTATTCCAGCCAAACCACCACCAACGAAATGCATACTGAGCTCTGCAGTCATATTGTTCCGGTACTTTTCCAATCCTGGAATCATGTGTAGTAACTGCAACAGATTGCAAAATAAAATGCAGAGCAATGTTAGGACATACATACACAATAAAATATCCATCCACTGTTTTTGGACTTCCTAAAGTACAAATATGGATTACCTTTTTGTACTGCTCATACGAATAGAAATTCACAGATGAATAAGGCAGTCGGTGAGCAATCGTAACCAGATTCCCTTTCCAGAAAGCTCTAAACCCTTCTTCACGGACAATCCTCGATGCCTCCCGCCATATACAAGCCTTCTTTAACGTTTCAGCATCCGAGTGCATACCTTGCACCTGCAAAGATTAAAAGCATCAGCAGGTACGCCAACAGTAAGCAAACATGAGCAATGACATGATGAACACCAATCTAGCAGTGATGGCACAGAGACCATCAAGCAGACCTTGCTCCTCCAATACAGAAAACGAGCACAGAACCCACCAAAAATTGGTTGAGAAATTCGTAACCATACAGAAAAAATCGCAAATTCAGCAAAACCAACAATATTTCTGCCGTCAAAACTACAAAAAGGACAAGCTTTAAAAGCAAATGAACCTGAAAGAGAATGGTGAGACGAGCTAGAGGCGCGGTGCAGGTCTTGCTGACGGCCCCGGCAACGCCTCCCGCAAGCAGCTGAGAGACAGTCCCAATCTGAgcttgctgctgctgcctCTTCCTCGAGCATTTACGCGTTGCTCCGTCAACAGCCGCGAGACTTCCGTGGCCGGAGCTGATCGCCCTCTGCCCTCCTTCCACCACCACCCCAACCCTTGCCTCCGTCTGCATCTTCCTTCCGAATTCAACCACCGCCCCCGAGAAATCCCCCAGCACAGCCCTGATCCAGGAGAAATCGAGCAACGCTCTTCAATGGCAGAAAACTGATACCCAACGATCACGAAATCCTCGCCGATGAATTTCCGGCCAACTCCGACGAACTCTGTCGCATTCTCTCCGTCACCCCTCCCTTCACTTCCGCCTGAGGGTTTTCGCTTCGCTCTCGGCGTAATTTGAACGGGAAAGGGAATAGAGCAAAGTGGAGAGAAGAGACAGCGGAAGCTCCACCACGACGTCGTATAGGCGCCTAAGCTCCATCGTACGACGTCGTCTTCCTTAGATTGTGTATCGCGTGGGGAGGTGCAGAGTTCCTCACCGTCTCCTTTGAATTCATCCAACCGACCTTGTCGTCGTGCGTGGTCCACTGTATCGTCCTACCGAAGAGTCAAACACTCCTTTCATCAAGGCCGTTGGTTTCGTTGACTCTCACTGGCTGATGGTATCAGGCGGTCATTCCGAGGGTCAGATGTTGATCTTCTTACTGTGGTAAAACATAGGACGAGATGGACTCGGTGATTAATGTCGCCGAATATCTGATCATGTTTGGTAGGGAATATTCTCTTCTCACACAAGTTGGTTTTCTCAAGTTGACTAAAGAATGACCGGCGACAGCACTGCTGCGATGTCGCCACGTGTAATGAAAGGACGGCTCATGGGAGACTTGAGAAATTTTTACCGCCGACATACTTActtttgaatttaaaaatctttgcttttgccctttttctggaaaatgaaaaagatagGATAATGATGCCACTAATGGAGGATACAATATCAAATCCAAAGTTTGTAGCTAATTACATGTCTAATGGCCAATTTGGACTTTAATGTATCCAACCACAAATTAATTAGGCTCCACCAATTGGCATCTCAAGGTCATTTTCATATCCAATATTTCCAAACAAGAATCGCATGtcatagaaatatatataatgggaaACTTTTTGGCACCTcggttaaatttataaaaaaagttaaataatCCTGTTAAATTGCGTGCCTAATTATCCTCAAACaacatacatataataaatagttCTTGAACTCTAATGAAATTACAATGCCattgttaattatttattctCATATTCGTAATAGATTTGTACTACGGTATAAAAGAAACACTTAACAActcataataattatatttagtaTATATTTACGAAATTATCCCCGTTATCTTTTTCTCTATTAGAAAAGTAATACTAAACAATAGATATAGACACATAAATAAAGTTGGGGGATCTATACCTTAGGGCGGATGATTCGGAGACGATGACGGAACCGAATTCAAATTCGAAGAAGATTAACTCAAAGACggtcaaagaagacaatgttGATCTCGAATTCGGAGTCAAAGAAGATGACAAACACGATCTTCAATGTTTAATAATTGCTTCAATGCACAGATTAACGTTTTATGAAAATAGTTATTTGCTCCTACACGAAGTTGCTATTGAGTTTCTAGCGTAGGGCGGATGATTCGGAGACGATGACGGAACCGAATTCAAATTCGAAGAAGATGAACTCAAAGACgatcaaagaagacaatgttGATCCCGAATTCGGAGTCGAAAAAGATGACAAACACGATCTTCAATGTTTAATAATTGCTTCAATGCACAGATTAACGTTTTATGAAAATAGTTATTTGCTCCTACACGAAATTATTATTGAGTTTCTAGCGAGTTTCTTCGATGATACAACAAAGTCTTAATGTGATCTATGATTATCAAACTCGTAGAACACCCTACTATCA from Punica granatum isolate Tunisia-2019 chromosome 2, ASM765513v2, whole genome shotgun sequence includes the following:
- the LOC116195812 gene encoding mitochondrial substrate carrier family protein B-like isoform X1 encodes the protein MQTEARVGVVVEGGQRAISSGHGSLAAVDGATRKCSRKRQQQQAQIGTVSQLLAGGVAGAVSKTCTAPLARLTILFQVQGMHSDAETLKKACIWREASRIVREEGFRAFWKGNLVTIAHRLPYSSVNFYSYEQYKKLLHMIPGLEKYRNNMTAELSMHFVGGGLAGITAATATYPLDLVRTRLAAQTNVIYYRGIWHALGTIIAEEGHLGLYKGLGATLLSVGPSIAVSFSFYETLRSFWQSQRPHDPTVVVSLACGSLSGIASSTATFPLDLVRRRKQLEGAGGRARVYQTGLLGTFRHIIKNEGFRGLYRGILPEYYKVVPGVGICFMTYETLKMLLADTSADI
- the LOC116195812 gene encoding mitochondrial substrate carrier family protein B-like isoform X2; its protein translation is MQTEARVGVVVEGGQRAISSGHGSLAAVDGATRKCSRKRQQQQAQIGTVSQLLAGGVAGAVSKTCTAPLARLTILFQVQGMHSDAETLKKACIWREASRIVREEGFRAFWKGNLVTIAHRLPYSSVNFYSYEQYKKLLHMIPGLEKYRNNMTAELSMHFVGGGLAGITAATATYPLDLVRTRLAAQTNVIYYRGIWHALGTIIAEEGHLGLYKGLGATLLSVGPSIAVSFSFYETLRSFWQSQRPHDPTVVVSLACGSLSGIASSTVGSFIGLNYSERNYFVLQLSNVRGVLMEQHFLWIW